In one Gammaproteobacteria bacterium genomic region, the following are encoded:
- the folK gene encoding 2-amino-4-hydroxy-6-hydroxymethyldihydropteridine diphosphokinase has product MTRVWVSIGSNIDRETNIVSALSALERRFGELKVSSVYRTAPVGFEGDDFYNLVAGFETDASPVEVTRILREIEDAQGRERAGGKFSPRTLDLDLLLYADMVLDKDGVQLPRDEILRYAFVLGPLAEIAPTAIHPVEGRRIGDLWAEFGEGECNLTPVSFDWRPGRL; this is encoded by the coding sequence GTGACCCGGGTCTGGGTCAGTATCGGCAGCAACATCGATCGGGAGACCAATATCGTCTCGGCGTTGTCGGCGTTGGAGCGGCGGTTCGGGGAACTGAAGGTTTCCAGCGTCTACCGTACCGCCCCGGTCGGGTTCGAGGGGGACGATTTCTACAATCTCGTTGCCGGGTTCGAAACCGATGCGTCACCGGTCGAGGTGACGCGGATCCTGCGTGAGATTGAGGATGCGCAAGGGCGTGAGCGTGCAGGGGGCAAGTTCTCCCCCCGTACCCTGGATCTGGACCTGCTGCTATATGCAGACATGGTGCTGGACAAAGACGGGGTCCAACTGCCGCGTGACGAGATACTGCGGTATGCCTTTGTCCTTGGACCACTGGCGGAGATCGCACCGACGGCGATTCATCCCGTAGAGGGGCGGCGCATCGGTGATCTGTGGGCGGAGTTCGGAGAAGGGGAGTGCAACCTGACGCCTGTGTCCTTCGACTGGCGCCCGGGCCGTTTATAA